A genomic window from Solanum stenotomum isolate F172 chromosome 10, ASM1918654v1, whole genome shotgun sequence includes:
- the LOC125842508 gene encoding probable steroid-binding protein 3 — MELTADELKAYDGSDPSKPIYVAIKGRIFDVSAGNSFYGPGGPYCMFAGKDASRALAKMSKNEEDVSPSLDGLSEKEMGVLNDWETKFEAKYSIVGTVIS; from the coding sequence atggAGCTTACAGCCGATGAGCTCAAGGCATATGACGGATCAGATCCATCAAAGCCAATTTACGTGGCAATCAAAGGTCGAATCTTCGATGTGAGTGCCGGTAATTCGTTCTATGGTCCCGGTGGGCCTTACTGTATGTTCGCCGGAAAAGATGCAAGCAGAGCACTTGCAAAGATGAGCAAGAACGAAGAAGATGTTTCTCCATCTCTTGATGGGTTATCTGAGAAAGAAATGGGTGTTCTCAATGATTGGGAGACCAAATTTGAAGCTAAGTATTCCATTGTTGGAACTGTgatttcttaa